One window of Phalacrocorax carbo chromosome 1, bPhaCar2.1, whole genome shotgun sequence genomic DNA carries:
- the KCNE2 gene encoding potassium voltage-gated channel subfamily E member 2: MAEMRNFTWAVEDIFKKIFLTYMNGWRKNMTEAADKLQAKVDAENFDYVILYLMVMIGMFSFIIVAILVSTVKSKRREHSNDPYHQYIVEDWGEKYKSQVLNREDLKCVIHENLGARDKTSPGSP; encoded by the coding sequence ATGGCTGAAATGCGAAACTTCACTTGGGCGGTGGAagatattttcaagaaaatcttTCTCACTTACATGAATGGCTGGAGGAAAAACATGACGGAAGCAGCAGATAAATTGCAAGCCAAGGTTGATGCTGAAAACTTTGACTATGTTATCCTTTATTTGATGGTGATGATTGGGATGTTCTCCTTCATTATTGTGGCGATCTTGGTGAGTACTGTGAAATCAAAGAGGCGAGAGCACTCCAATGACCCCTATCATCAGTACATCGTCGAGGACTGGGGTGAGAAGTATAAAAGCCAGGTTCTGAATCGAGAAGACCTCAAATGTGTGATCCATGAAAACCTGGGTGCAAGGGACAAAACAAGCCCTGGATCACCTTGA
- the SMIM11 gene encoding small integral membrane protein 11: MVAFNWKALENFPLLMYILAAKTLILCLAFAGVKMYQSKKIEEKLKREREEKLKSELEKKDD, encoded by the exons ATGGTGGCATTTAACTGGAAG gcTTTGGAGAATTTCCCATTGCTGATGTACATTTTGGCAGCTAAAACATTGATTCTTTGCTTAGCATTTGCTGGAGTAAAAATGTACCAGAgcaaaaaaattgaagaaaaactgaagagggAACgtgaagagaaattaaaatcagaactAGAGAAGAAAGATGATTGA
- the C1H21orf140 gene encoding LOW QUALITY PROTEIN: uncharacterized protein C21orf140 homolog (The sequence of the model RefSeq protein was modified relative to this genomic sequence to represent the inferred CDS: deleted 2 bases in 2 codons; substituted 1 base at 1 genomic stop codon), with the protein MWCFANPLFRHIIYRGCFDAAFKRQCLQYLRAPRTMQLNGFSTVFFGETDIPESLMIGEKNRQGASLRWPVWTFVHTSSSQGWVPWGYKLLLRGVLPIHQQNCIFPELCDSLTTSYGKCAIVTRDKMQLMHVGAKDGKELETGALLPVPPAIYMSSTECCPEAARANGHELHVVPSSYNYLYPMGVTWSSLKWFIMINRKDFGRRSIERTHSYRYILFSDLIIKGIEKTTPNKXKAVVNGVKRWEIYYLDTLS; encoded by the exons ATGTGGTGCTTTGCAAACCCGCTCTTCAGGCACATAATTTACAGGGGCTGCTTTGATGCTGCTTTCAAGAGGCAATGCCTGCAGTATTTAAGAGCTCCGAGGACAATGCAGCTCAATGGTTTCAGCACTGTTTTTTTT GGGGAAACAGATATTCCAGAAAGTCTTAtgataggagaaaaaaataggcAAGGA GCCAGCCTGCGCTGGCCAGTATGGACATTTGTTCACACTAGCAGCAGCCAAGGGTGGGTACCCTGGGGGTATAAGCTGCTATTAAGAGGTGTTCTGCCCATCCATCAGCAGAACTGTATCTTTCCGGAGTTGTGTGATTCTCTGACCACCTCCTATGGGAAGTGTGCAATTGTGACGAGGGATAAAATGCAGCTGATGCACGTGGGGGCAAAAGATGGCAAGGAGCTGGAGACAGGAGCTCTGCTGCCAGTCCCACCAGCAATCTACATGTCCAGCACTGAATGTTGCCCTGAAGCTGCCAGAGCAAATGGCCATGAGCTTCATGTTGTGCCTTCATCTTACAACTATCTCTATCCTATGGGTGTCACCTGGTCTTCTTTGAAGTGGTTTATTATGATTAACAGGAAGGACTTTGGCCGGAGGTCTATTGAAAGGACCCACTCCTATAGGTATATCCTCTTCAGTGACTTGATCATTAAAGGAATAGAGAAGACAACCCCAAACAAATGAAAGGCAGTGGTTAATGGAGTGAAGAGATGGGAGATCTACTACCTCGACACACTTTCTTAA